The genomic stretch ATTGCAAATGGCAAATTCAGGAATGACCTCTATTACAGACTGGATGCCTTTACCGTAAATCTTCCACCTGTCAGGGAAAGGGACGAGGACAAGGCAGTCCTTGCGAAATATTTTCTTAAAAAATTTTCAAAGGAGATGGGCGTATCAAAGGCATTTACAGAGGATGCTGTAAATGCTATAAAGAGTTACGGCTGGCCTGGCAATGTCAGGGAAATGATAAATAAGGTCAGGAAGGCTATTGTAATGGCCAGCGATGATTCCATAAGGCCCCGGGATTTAGACCTGTCTGTTCAAGATGAACCTGTGGAAAAAGAGACCCTCCTGAAGGATGTGAGGGAGAGGGTTGAAAAGCAGAAAATCAAAGAAGCTCTCGAAAGCTGCGGCAATAATGTAACAAAGGCTGCAAAGATGCTGGGCCTGAGCCGCCCGAGCCTTTACAGCCTCAAAAAGAAATACGGCATCTGACCCTTCCCCCCCCTGAAATTTCCCCTCTCCTTGACACCGACACCGACACTGACACCGACACTCCCCCCTTAACTTGATATCCCGTGGGTTCAATTTTGTCCCGACTTTATCGGGAAACCCGTAAGTTTGATAAAATAAATCACATTATGCCATCAGTAAGGGAATTACAGTTGAGTCACAAAATATTCGGGATTTTTCCTCTCCTTTCCGCCTCTTTGCTAAAGAGGGAATATTATTGCCTCTTTTGGGAAAAAGAAGTGTAAACTTTCTTTACACAAATTGGTAATCTTTTACACAATTTTCCTACTATTGAGCTTTTTGTAAAAACTATTTTTAAACCACAGAGAACACTGAGCTCACGAGAAAAGTGTAAAGAAAAATGGAGCAATGGAGTACTGGAGTATTGGAGTAATGACTACTAACTAATTAATATTTAATACTAAATAGACATTACTCCAATACTCCAATCAAATACTCCATCACTCCATTGCTCCAAATCATAGCTCTGTGTCCTCTGTGGTGAGACTTTTGTAAAACCTCTCTTAAAGGTTTTTAGCAATCTGGCACATCTCTTGCTTTAACTTTTGAGTAAGGAGGTTGTCGAATTATGGAAGAGAAAAGAAAAGAATCTCTCATAGCTGTTTTAAGGGAGTCTCCCTTTTATTCAATACTTCCTGTTGAGGCAAAATGCTTCCTTATAAAGTCACTGATAAGGAATCACCCTTCACTATTTATTGAAGGAGAGCAGGATATAGACATGGTTGTTGGCTACGAGGGTAGCTGGCCGGCAAGACAGCCTGAATAATTTAAACCTTTCTAATTCCTTACGGTTTTAAAATCTCCTCAAGCATGTATCTACTTGCTAATAGCGTGGTCATGGTAAAGCGACCATGTCTTTGTAATAAAATCTATCCATAGTGTTCTTTAATTCCTTGCCCTATCACTTTGTTTACATTATACTAAAAAATATGAAAACGTATACCGAATATATCAAGGCGTGGAAACAGAGGGAGGCCATCGAGGAAGAAGAACTTAAAGCTGAAAGGAAAAGGGCACTCTCAAAGGCAAAGAGGGCCGCGATATTTCTTGCAGAGAAATACGGTGTGGAGAAAGTAATACTCTTTGGCTCTCTCCCGAAAGGAAGGTATCATATTAGTTCTGATATAGACCTTGCTATTTCTGGTCTTTCGCCGAGAATTTTTTTTAAAGCATGGACTGAAGTAGAGAATCTTATAGATACGAAGGTTGATATAAAGCTTATTGAGGAATGCAGGGGGCTTATCAGAGACAGCATAAAGAAAGGGATAGTGCTCTATGAAAAAAAGCCGTGAAGAAATTCTCACCTTTATTGCCGAGATAGAAGAAGAACTCTCAAACATCAGCCTCCTGAGGGATGAAATAAAGATAGCAGCCAGGAAACTGAAAAAGACTTCAAAAAATGAAAGAGAATATATAATTGAAAGTCTTGCCCTTAAACTCCATAATTTTTATACCGCCTGCGAGAGAATATTCGAGAAGGTAGCAGGTGAGATAAATGGCAGAATCCCGCAAAGCCTTGACTGGCACAAAAGACTTCTGAAAAATATGGCCCTTGATATTAAAGGCCTGCGACCTCCTGTTTTAAGCAGTGCTACGGAGAGACAGCTTGAGGAATATCTCAAATTCAGGCATCTCGTAAGAAGCATCTATGGCTTTGAACTTGAAGAAACCAAAATGTCGCCCCTGATTAAAGGCATAGATAAAGTTACCGGTGCTTTTTTGAA from Nitrospirota bacterium encodes the following:
- a CDS encoding nucleotidyltransferase domain-containing protein, translated to MKTYTEYIKAWKQREAIEEEELKAERKRALSKAKRAAIFLAEKYGVEKVILFGSLPKGRYHISSDIDLAISGLSPRIFFKAWTEVENLIDTKVDIKLIEECRGLIRDSIKKGIVLYEKKP